In one Notolabrus celidotus isolate fNotCel1 chromosome 1, fNotCel1.pri, whole genome shotgun sequence genomic region, the following are encoded:
- the LOC117811706 gene encoding nuclear factor 7, ovary-like encodes MSFRSEEDLTCPVCQDIFKAPVVLTCSHSFCKACLQSWWSEKLLQECPVCKRRSSRTEPPCNLALKNLCESFVLEREQRASEGSEALCSQHSEKLKLFCLDHQEPVCLICRDSKTHTDHRFRPLHELALDHKKDLQKSLKPLLDKLKILERVRGNYDHTAEHIKVQATNTERWIKEQFKKLHTFLEEEEEARICGLRDEEEQKSFVMKEKIEALNTEIAALSETIRVTEDELRAEDVSFLQNYKAAVERVQQHPLLEDPELVSGALIDQAKHLGNLNFNIWNKMRSMVSYSPVILDPNTANPEFILSADLSSVSHGERRKLPENPERNDYHRSVWGSEGFNSGTHNLDFEVGDNPAWFVGLSAVSTPKKGRAKSGFWQIEFYRGMYSARLLGAPPSVLRLKKKLQKLSVHLDWTRGKLLFFDPDTNTHIHTFTHTFTDTLFPCIGTLDELPLKISHRKISVTTE; translated from the coding sequence ATGTCGTTCCGTTCAGAGGAGGATCTCACCTGTCCCGTCTGTCAGGACATCTTTAAAGCCCCTGTCGTCCTCACATGCAGCCACAGCTTCTGTAAAGCctgtctgcagagctggtgGAGCGAGAAACTACTACAGGAATGTCCAGTTTGTAAGAGGAGGTCGTCGAGGACTGAGCCGCCTTGTAACCTGGCATTAAAGAACCTGTGTGAGTCCTTCGTGTTGGAGCGAGAACAGAGAGCTTCAGAGGGATCCGAGGCGCTCTGCAGTCAGCACTCTGAGAAACTTAAACTCTTCTGTCTGGACCATCAGGAGCCGGTGTGCCTGATCTGTCGagattcaaaaacacacactgaccatAGATTCAGACCTCTACATGAGCTGGCTCTGGATCATAAGAAGGACCTCCAGAAATCTCTGAAACCTCTACTGGACAAACTCAAGATCCTTGAACGAGTGAGAGGAAACTATGATCACACAGCAGAGCACATTAAAGTCCAggccacaaacacagagaggtggatTAAGGAGCAGTTTAAGAAGCTTCACACGTttctggaggaggaagaggaggccagGATCTGTGGTCTGagggatgaagaagagcagaagagTTTTGTGATGAAGGAGAAGATTGAAGCTCTGAACACAGAGATAGCAGCTCTTTCAGAAACAATCAGAGTCACAGAGGATGAGCTGAGAGCTGAAGACGTCTCATTCCTGCAGAACTACAAGGCTGCAGTGGAGAGAGTCCAGCAGCACCCCCTGCTGGAGGATCCAGAGCTGGTCTCAGGAGCTCTGATAGACCAGGCCAAACACCTGGGCAACCTGAACTTCAACATCTGGAACAAGATGAGGAGCATGGTCTCCTACAGTCCTGTGATCCTGGACCCAAATACTGCAAACCCAGAATTCATCTTGTCTGCTGATCTGAGCTCTGTGAGTCatggagagagaaggaaactTCCTGAAAACCCAGAGAGGAACGATTACCACCGCTCTGTCTGGGGCTCTGAGGGCTTCAACTCAGGGACTCACAACCTGGACTTTGAGGTCGGAGATAATCCAGCCTGGTTCGTTGGTTTGTCCGCGGTGTCCACCCCGAAGAAAGGACGAGCCAAATCTGGGTTTTGGCAAATAGAGTTCTACAGAGGAATGTACAGCGCACGCCTGCTTGGCGCTCCGCCCTCTGTGCTCCGCCTGAAGAAGAAACTCCAGAAACTCAGTGTTCACTTGGACTGGACCAGAGGAAAACTGCTGTTCTTTGATccggacacaaacacacacatacacaccttcacacacaccttcactgaTACACTGTTTCCATGTATTGGCACCTTGGACGAACTACCACTGAAAATATCCCATCGCAAGATCTCTGTGACGACAGAGTAG
- the LOC117817461 gene encoding uncharacterized protein LOC117817461, with protein MGAFNWLAVLVGVASLLMSVQCSTSCRGTDGQAGLNGAPGRDGLTGEKGEKGEPARMADGPVDADVLMRLKGEVGGRGLQGAMGPKGYQGNLGAAGRAGSAGLPGPIGKKIGQGYQALQQASSAFSVIRTETSYPGLNQKVTFQTAVVNNPGDFDRATGQFTCRIPGVYYFNFHSVAKVSICLYIASDALTNKLGFCDYNRNNDQVLSGGVVLELTANQKVWLESFRDQQTNTEVRDNREKQIIFNGFLVSASTDYYVEVTDSFFCLLAAARLSASPQSAEDGLRSFAGFLKSSIMLHHRVLLITTLLSLAAPLLAADETCSATGMPGLPGIPGMPGRDGREGQKGQRGEPGAAWQGGLGPQKGEKGGPGLTGYPGKRGQSGEGGTPGIPGKPGTLGEPGEPGSVGVQEKAGFSVARATNNVPDRSSVIKFLNVITNINDDYDTETGKFRCRVPGTYYFVYHASLDDRLGVVLKLDGVEMTVFWDHRRGRRQVTSGSMAVYMSKDQELWLETTDNRGMRGKPAGYSIFSGFLLHQH; from the exons ATGGGAGCTTTTAATTGGTTGGCGGTTCTGGTGGGCGTGGCCTCACTTCTGATGTCGGTCCAATGCAGCACGAGCTGCAGAGGAACCGACGGACAGGCTGGACTTAACGGTGCTCCGGGCAGAGATGGACTGACTGGAGAAAAGGGCGAGAAAGGAGAGCCAG CCAGGATGGCCGATGGTCCGGTGGATGCAGACGTCCTGATGAGGCTAAAGGGCGAGGTTGGGGGTCGAGGTTTGCAAGGGGCCATGGGTCCTAAAGGATACCAAGGAAATCTAGGAGCAGCTGGTCGAGCAGGAAGCGCTGGTTTACCCGGACCCATTGGGAAGAAAATTGGTCAAG gatATCAGGCCCTTCAGCAGGCCAGCTCAGCGTTCTCTGTGATCAGGACTGAAACCAGCTATCCTGGACTCAACCAG aAAGTAACCTTTCAGACTGCCGTGGTCAACAACCCTGGAGACTTTGACAGAGCTACGGGTCAGTTCACCTGCAGGATACCTGGAGTTTACtacttcaactttcactctgtCGCCAAG GTCAGCATCTGTCTGTATATAGCCAGCGACGCTCTGACCAACAAGCTGGGATTCTGTGATTACAACAGGAACAACGATCAG GTTTTGTCGGGCGGCGTGGTCCTGGAGTTGACGGCTAATCAGAAGGTCTGGCTCGAGTCCTTCAGAGACCAGCAGACGAATACTGAAGTTCGAgataacagagaaaaacagatcATCTTCAACGGCTTCCTGGTCTCTGCGAGCACAGATTA CTACGTAGAAGTTACTGACTCATTTTTTTGTCTCCTGGCTGCTGCTCGTCTCTCAGCTTCTCCTCAGTCTGCTGAGGACGGTTTGAGATCCTTTGCCGGTTTTCTCAA GTCATCCATCATGCTCCATCATCGTGTCCTCCTCATCACTACCCTGCTCTCATTGGCCGCACCCCTGCTGGCTGCAGATGAGACCTGCTCGGCCACAGGGATGCCAGGACTGCCAG GTATACCCGGGATGCCGGGGAGAGATGGTCGAGAAGGGCagaaaggacagagaggagagccag GGGCGGCGTGGCAGGGCGGCCTTGGCCCTCAGAAAGGAGAGAAGGGGGGGCCAGGGCTGACGGGATATCCTGGTAAACGAGGTCAGAGCGGCGAGGGGGGAACGCCAGGTATCCCAGGAAAACCTGGAACCCTAGGTGAACCAGGAGAACCAGG GTCTGTTGGAGTCCAGGAGAAAGCCGGCTTCAGTGTGGCCAGAGCGACCAACAATGTCCCAGACAGATCCAGCGTGATCAAGTTCTTAAATGTCATCACCAACATCAACGATGACTACGACACAGAGACGGGAAAATTCAG gTGTCGGGTCCCGGGAACGTACTACTTTGTGTATCACGCCTCTTTAGACGACCGACTGGGTGTGGTGCTGAAGCTGGATGGCGTAGAGATGACAGTGTTCTGGGATCATCGCCGCGGCAGGCGACAG GTGACTTCAGGAAGCATGGCGGTCTACATGTCGAAGGATCAGGAGCTTTGGTTGGAGACGACAGACAACAGAGGGATGAGAGGAAAACCAGCCGGTTACAGCATCTTCTCCGGGTTCCTGCTGCACCAGCACTGA
- the LOC117820925 gene encoding complement C1q subcomponent subunit B-like, whose amino-acid sequence MAPWWLSCSTAVFLLLLHIDLGVTQSCSSGFPGIPGIPGTHGPNGLDGLKGEKGDPGEAGQPVRGQKGLQGLRGSPGRPGLKGDIGLAGPPGNPGLPGEKGRPFSPSSMQKSFFSYKRVTTELADMDTTLDFNKEIQPDLDQQFKGEMLTNGVYTSAIKGIYFFSYHISAKSRVCMKLMKVTDVKMTLCDSSEGFLVTSGSAMLELDVGETVSLELTKYNSIAPSESTSHTFTGFLISPTG is encoded by the exons ATG GCCCCCTGGTGGCTGAGCTGCAGTACTGCAGTGTTCCTGCTCTTGCTCCACATTGACCTGGGCGTCACGCAGTCCTGCAGCAGCGGGTTTCCAGGGATTCCTGGGATACCTGGCACACATGGCCCTAATGGGTTAGACGGTCTaaagggagagaaaggagacCCTG GTGAGGCAGGTCAACCTGTCAGGGGCCAGAAGGGGTTACAAGGACTGCGGGGCTCCCCTGGACGGCCAGGGCTGAAGGGGGACATAGGCCTTGCAGGACCTCCTGGTAATCCCGGCCTGCCAGGGGAGAAGGGGAGACCCTTCAGCCCTTCCAGCATGCAGAAATCTTTCTTCTCCTACAAACGGGTCACCACAGAGCTGGCAGACATGGACACCACTCTCGACTTCAACAA GGAGATCCAGCCTGACCTGGACCAACAGTTTAAAGGAGAAATGCTCACAAATGGGGTCTACACCAGTGCCATCAAAGGCATTTACTTCTTCAGTTACCACATTTCGGCAAAGAGCAGA GTGTGTATGAAGCTGATGAAGGTCACTGACGTTAAGATGACGCTGTGTGACTCGTCTGAAGGTTTCCTCGTCACCTCGGGGTCGGCGATGCTGGAGCTGGATGTCGGGGAGACAGTGTCACTGGAGCTCACCAAATACAACTCCATTGCACCGAGCGAGAGCACCAGCCACACCTTCACCGGCTTCCTCATCTCCCCAACCGGTTAA